Genomic segment of Sodaliphilus pleomorphus:
TACAACCAACTTAAACAAAATTCTATCATGAACGTAGAAAAAATTATGGCCGATCTCGAGGCTAAGCACCCCGGCGAAAAAGAGTACTTACAAGCAGTGCGTGAAGTGTTGATCACCGTTCAAGACGAGTACAACAAGCACCCTGAGTTTGAAAAGGCAAAAATCATGGAGCGCATGGTTGAGCCCGACCGCATTTTCACCTTCCGTGTGACTTGGGTCGACGACAAGGGCGAGGTGCAGACCAACCTGGGCTACCGCGTGCAGTTCAACAACGCCATTGGCCCCTACAAGGGCGGTCTTCGTTTCCATGCTTCGGTCAACCTGTCGATCCTCAAGTTCCTGGGCTTTGAGCAAACCTTCAAGAATGCCCTCACCACGCTGCCCATGGGCGGCGGCAAGGGCGGCAGCGACTTCTCGCCCCGCGGCAAGAGCGATGCCGAGATCATGCGTTTCTGCCAGGCCTTCATGCTTGAGCTGTGGCGCCACATAGGCCCCGACATGGACATCCCAGCCGGCGACATCGGCGTGGGCGGCCGCGAGGTAGGCTACCTATTTGGAATGTATAAGAAACTCACCCGTGAGCACACGGGCACCATCACTGGCAAGGGCTTTGAGTTCGGCGGCAGCCGCATCCGTCCCGAGGCCACTGGATATGGCGCATGCTACTATGTAGAGAACATGCTCAAGACCCTGGGCACCGACTTCAAGGGCAAGACGGTTGCAGTGTCGGGCTTCGGCAACGTGGCATGGGGCGTGGTAGAGAAAGCCACCCAGCTTGGCGCCAAGGTTGTGACCATCAGCGGTCCCGACGGCTACATTTATGATCCCGACGGCATCAACACCCCCGAGAAGTTCCAGGCCATGCTCGACCTGCGCGCTTCGGGCAACGACGTGTGCGCTCCCTATGTGGAGAAATTCCCCAACGCCAAGTTCTATGCCGGCAAGAAGCCTTGGGAGCAGAAGGTAGACATCTGCATGCCTTGCGCTACTCAGAACGAGGTCGCTCTCGAGGATGCCAAGAAGATGAAGGAAAACAACATTCTGCTCATCGCCGAGGTTTCCAACATGGGTTGCCAGGCTGCTGCCATCGACTACTTCATCGAGAACAAGATGGTGTATGCTCCAGGCAAGGCTGTGAACGCTGGCGGCGTTGCAACTTCGGGTCTCGAGATGACTCAGAACGCCGAGCACATCTACTGGACTGCCGAGGAAGTCGACAAGAACCTGCACAACATCATGAACGACATCTATGAGCAATGTGTGAAATACGGCAAGGAAGCCGACGGCTACATGAACTACATGAAGGGCGCCAACATTGCCGGCTTCATGAAGGTTGCTCACGCTATGATGGGTCAAGGCATCATCTAATCTAACCTTCGCATATTCTGTTATTTCAACAGCATAGAGACATATGCGTTATTGATTGCTTAACTATCATAAACCGGAATGCTGCCCTCCTGACAAAAAAGGACGGCAGCATTTTTTCTTATTGCCCGCAAGGGGATTCCACTTAAAATTTGTACATTTGGCAACAAAAAAAATCATCATTTCGCACATGAAGAGAACAATACTACTGTTGCTTGTGCTGTGGGCAGGGCTGACGACAATTACAGCCGTGGCTGCAACCAGCCACCGACTGTGCTTCAATGAAGGGCGATTCAAGATAGCCCAGTTTACCGACCTGCACTGGGACGCCAACTCGAAGAACAATGCTCAGAACCGGGCCAACATTCTTGCTGTGGTGCAGATGGAACACCCCGACTTGTGCGTGCTCACGGGCGACGTGGTCACCGAGCGCCCCAGCGTCGAGGGCTGGCATGAGGTAATAGCCCTCTTTGAGCAAACGCGCACCCCCTATGTCGTGCTCATGGGCAACCACGATGCCGAGAAGCTGACTGTAGACTCCATCTACGCGCTGCTCGAAGCCTCGCCGTGGCATGTGGGCCAGCGCGGGCCGGCGGGCATCAC
This window contains:
- the gdhA gene encoding NADP-specific glutamate dehydrogenase; its protein translation is MNVEKIMADLEAKHPGEKEYLQAVREVLITVQDEYNKHPEFEKAKIMERMVEPDRIFTFRVTWVDDKGEVQTNLGYRVQFNNAIGPYKGGLRFHASVNLSILKFLGFEQTFKNALTTLPMGGGKGGSDFSPRGKSDAEIMRFCQAFMLELWRHIGPDMDIPAGDIGVGGREVGYLFGMYKKLTREHTGTITGKGFEFGGSRIRPEATGYGACYYVENMLKTLGTDFKGKTVAVSGFGNVAWGVVEKATQLGAKVVTISGPDGYIYDPDGINTPEKFQAMLDLRASGNDVCAPYVEKFPNAKFYAGKKPWEQKVDICMPCATQNEVALEDAKKMKENNILLIAEVSNMGCQAAAIDYFIENKMVYAPGKAVNAGGVATSGLEMTQNAEHIYWTAEEVDKNLHNIMNDIYEQCVKYGKEADGYMNYMKGANIAGFMKVAHAMMGQGII